The Candidatus Uhrbacteria bacterium genome has a segment encoding these proteins:
- the rlmD gene encoding 23S rRNA (uracil(1939)-C(5))-methyltransferase RlmD — MKFGDIIRGTVTGLDDKGRGLIDPNILIPFTTPGDEVEATFIKRDKGHKIARLSKVEKPSVDRVETPCPHAGTCGGCLWQHMAYDAQIKMKLMMINRAFEHAGHEERIEKIESAPDTFYYRNRMDYVFGWKGELGLKEYGQWNRYIDLSTCMLLDKETPTILQIVRDLVTEFKLEPWDSKKYTGDVRYTVIRLGKNTNERMLIFLVHDFNRVNDEMRAEIVKRLSPLCTTIYLGENPEITDVSYAKSFILLHGNEYLNEETNGIRYAIHPNSFFQTNTAMAAKLQSTVLDLIPSKGKLLDLYCGLGFFGIAAAKRGNTVYGHELDAFAIELAHKNADANGVADKTRWGAGPTEALDWSTEKPDAVIIDPPRAGLHPKALQALIENEPPMIVYVSCNFHRLVDELKQLKTKYKVESLQALDLFPHTPHVEVVVRLSLRGTKQS, encoded by the coding sequence ATGAAATTTGGCGATATCATCCGCGGAACCGTAACCGGCCTCGACGACAAAGGCCGCGGTCTTATCGATCCCAACATCCTCATCCCCTTCACCACTCCGGGCGATGAAGTAGAAGCAACCTTCATCAAGCGCGACAAAGGTCATAAAATCGCCCGTCTTTCCAAAGTCGAAAAACCTTCAGTCGACCGCGTAGAAACGCCTTGCCCTCACGCCGGAACCTGCGGCGGCTGTCTTTGGCAACACATGGCATACGACGCGCAAATCAAAATGAAGCTCATGATGATCAATCGCGCTTTTGAGCATGCGGGACATGAAGAGCGCATCGAAAAAATTGAATCAGCTCCGGACACCTTTTATTATCGCAATCGAATGGACTACGTTTTTGGCTGGAAAGGCGAGCTGGGTTTAAAAGAATATGGTCAATGGAATCGCTATATCGATCTGTCGACTTGCATGCTGCTCGATAAAGAAACGCCAACCATCCTGCAAATCGTCCGCGATCTCGTCACAGAATTCAAACTCGAACCTTGGGATTCCAAAAAATACACGGGCGATGTCCGCTACACCGTCATTCGTCTCGGCAAAAATACCAATGAACGAATGCTCATTTTCTTGGTGCACGATTTTAATCGCGTAAACGATGAAATGCGCGCCGAGATCGTAAAACGACTCTCCCCGCTCTGCACCACAATTTACCTTGGCGAAAATCCGGAAATCACCGACGTCTCCTACGCCAAATCTTTCATCTTGCTCCACGGCAATGAATATCTGAACGAAGAAACAAATGGCATCCGCTACGCCATCCACCCAAACTCTTTTTTCCAAACAAATACCGCGATGGCAGCCAAACTCCAATCAACCGTTCTCGATTTGATTCCATCCAAAGGCAAACTCCTCGATCTGTATTGCGGTCTCGGCTTCTTTGGCATTGCCGCAGCCAAACGTGGGAATACCGTCTATGGTCATGAGCTCGATGCTTTTGCTATCGAACTCGCTCATAAAAATGCAGACGCAAACGGCGTCGCCGATAAAACCCGCTGGGGCGCTGGTCCAACCGAAGCTCTTGATTGGTCCACGGAAAAACCCGACGCCGTCATCATCGATCCGCCACGCGCCGGCCTCCATCCAAAAGCCCTTCAAGCCCTCATCGAAAATGAACCGCCGATGATCGTTTATGTTTCCTGCAACTTCCATCGTCTCGTCGATGAATTAAAGCAACTCAAAACCAAGTACAAAGTCGAGTCCCTCCAAGCTCTCGACCTCTTTCCACATACCCCGCATGTCGAGGTCGTAGTTCGATTGTCATTGCGAGGAACGAAGCAATCTTGA
- a CDS encoding TrmH family RNA methyltransferase, whose product MGALFRACDSLGVAKLWLAGFTAAPPDARISKVALGAELAVPFEAVTDISEVFRKLREQEIPVYALELTETAIDLAKFAPPDRLAILLGTETTGVPPSLIERCEGTIKIGQHGIKESLNVAVAAGIAAWAVLNARG is encoded by the coding sequence GTGGGGGCCTTGTTTCGCGCCTGCGATTCTCTAGGGGTAGCCAAGCTTTGGTTGGCGGGTTTTACAGCTGCGCCGCCCGATGCCCGTATTTCCAAGGTTGCTTTGGGGGCGGAGCTGGCTGTCCCTTTTGAAGCCGTGACGGATATTTCCGAGGTATTTCGTAAACTGCGTGAACAGGAGATTCCCGTGTACGCTCTTGAGCTAACAGAAACAGCTATTGATTTAGCCAAGTTTGCGCCACCGGATCGCTTGGCGATATTGCTCGGTACGGAGACAACGGGGGTTCCGCCATCACTTATCGAGAGATGTGAAGGGACGATCAAGATTGGCCAACATGGGATTAAGGAATCGTTGAATGTGGCGGTTGCGGCTGGTATTGCGGCTTGGGCGGTTTTGAATGCTCGAGGCTAG
- a CDS encoding glycosyltransferase — protein sequence MRVLLLISDTGGGHRSAAVAIEAALKRLDPSIEIIIRDALIETSTWPLSHSPQIYTFAMRHLRWVWAFSWYLTNGKRRARLMADVFWPVMKRRMIELVTKDQSDLIVSIHPFMTRAVSRAIRASGKPIPFSIVVTDLVTGHATWYDEDADWISVPTEAARDRAMALGVKAERVSVMGQPLHPRAMELHHDREALRTSFGWKEPVVLCVGGGDGMGGLGTYVRAMAEAKIAARLVVICGRNIKLQKELEAGSFSIPVEVHGFVSNLPEMMSAADVLVTKGGPGSIIEGCLAGLPMVIYDYIPGQEYGNMRLVCDSGFGSYVPDAKAMPSAVMYWLEHREARQEVGKRAKRSVTADSSMRIAAKLLDLATSVRLDR from the coding sequence ATGCGTGTTTTACTTTTAATATCGGATACGGGAGGCGGACATCGGAGTGCCGCTGTTGCGATAGAAGCGGCGTTGAAACGACTGGATCCTTCCATCGAGATCATTATCCGCGATGCCCTGATCGAGACATCGACGTGGCCATTGTCCCACTCCCCGCAAATCTATACGTTTGCGATGCGGCATTTACGTTGGGTTTGGGCATTTAGCTGGTATCTAACCAATGGCAAGCGCCGTGCGCGTTTAATGGCCGATGTGTTTTGGCCGGTTATGAAGCGGCGCATGATTGAACTTGTTACCAAAGATCAGTCAGATTTAATCGTGAGCATTCATCCGTTCATGACGCGGGCGGTATCGCGAGCTATCCGGGCTTCCGGGAAACCGATTCCGTTTAGTATCGTTGTAACGGATTTAGTGACGGGTCATGCAACTTGGTATGACGAGGATGCGGATTGGATTTCTGTGCCGACGGAAGCCGCCAGGGATCGTGCGATGGCGTTAGGCGTAAAAGCGGAGCGTGTTTCTGTGATGGGGCAGCCGCTGCATCCGCGCGCGATGGAATTGCATCATGATCGTGAAGCGCTGCGAACGTCTTTTGGTTGGAAAGAGCCGGTTGTGTTGTGTGTTGGCGGGGGAGACGGGATGGGCGGACTTGGAACATATGTGCGCGCGATGGCGGAGGCCAAGATCGCCGCACGGCTCGTGGTGATTTGCGGAAGAAATATCAAATTACAGAAGGAGCTTGAAGCGGGGTCGTTTTCTATTCCAGTTGAAGTACATGGTTTTGTTTCAAATTTACCTGAGATGATGTCGGCAGCGGATGTGTTGGTGACCAAAGGAGGCCCGGGATCGATTATTGAAGGATGTCTCGCCGGGCTACCCATGGTGATTTACGACTATATCCCCGGACAGGAATATGGAAATATGCGATTGGTTTGCGATTCCGGATTTGGAAGTTATGTTCCTGATGCAAAAGCGATGCCGTCGGCGGTGATGTATTGGTTGGAACATCGCGAGGCGCGACAGGAAGTTGGCAAGCGTGCCAAGCGTTCTGTAACAGCAGATTCCTCGATGAGGATTGCAGCAAAATTGCTTGATCTCGCGACATCTGTAAGACTCGACAGATAA
- a CDS encoding glycosyltransferase → MKVSIVIPTKNEELLLPRLLGALAAQTYQGFEIIVADAFSTDKTREIAASMGAFVIDGGMPGPGRNLGAKVAKGDLLFFMDADVLPSSNRFLDDVVAEFDRRGADVATCELEPLSDRSDDHFGHDVYNYFVRATETVRPHAPGACILAKRHVHEAIGDLMNRLFLSRIVNMSSVHTKMVSVSVR, encoded by the coding sequence ATGAAGGTTTCTATCGTTATTCCGACCAAGAACGAAGAATTGCTTTTACCCAGACTTCTTGGGGCTCTTGCGGCCCAGACATATCAGGGTTTCGAGATTATTGTCGCTGATGCTTTTTCTACCGATAAAACGCGCGAGATTGCTGCGTCCATGGGCGCGTTTGTGATTGATGGCGGTATGCCGGGACCAGGCCGCAATCTTGGTGCAAAGGTTGCTAAGGGTGATTTGTTGTTTTTTATGGATGCGGATGTTCTGCCGTCCAGTAACCGATTTTTAGACGATGTTGTGGCGGAGTTTGATCGCCGAGGTGCTGATGTTGCGACTTGCGAGCTTGAGCCATTGTCTGATCGTTCCGATGACCATTTTGGTCACGATGTCTACAACTATTTTGTTCGTGCAACGGAAACGGTGCGGCCGCATGCGCCTGGCGCGTGCATTCTTGCGAAACGTCATGTACATGAAGCGATCGGGGATTTGATGAACAGGTTGTTTTTATCGAGGATTGTGAATATGTCCAGCGTGCACACAAAAATGGTTTCCGTTTCCGTCAGATGA
- a CDS encoding Rieske 2Fe-2S domain-containing protein, translating into MAIVCRMPICAIGELAPGSTRAFSFGPATKGIAYNRDGVIKAYVNRCTHMGGPVELHGGGTFRCRWHGADFDPCTGAAVDGQAPEGTFLKAIEIIEENGQLFGVLELPEDPFA; encoded by the coding sequence ATGGCTATTGTTTGTCGAATGCCGATTTGTGCGATCGGCGAGCTGGCTCCCGGATCGACGCGGGCGTTTTCTTTTGGTCCGGCTACGAAAGGTATCGCTTATAATCGCGATGGCGTGATCAAAGCGTATGTGAACCGCTGTACGCATATGGGCGGACCGGTTGAGCTGCATGGCGGCGGGACATTCCGCTGCCGATGGCATGGAGCGGATTTTGATCCGTGTACCGGAGCCGCGGTTGACGGACAGGCGCCGGAAGGGACATTTTTGAAGGCGATTGAAATAATCGAGGAGAATGGACAGTTGTTTGGCGTGCTAGAATTGCCTGAAGATCCCTTTGCATGA
- the murJ gene encoding murein biosynthesis integral membrane protein MurJ — MITWFKRVWNGETDGLTAAAFIVGASSLASRLLGLVRDRVLAGTFGAGASLDAYYAAFRLPDTVYNLLILGAISAGFIPVFTEYLETKGKDAAAKLAGQVLTTVGACLAVASAFVALFAPAILPMIVPGFDADTLAKTIELTRVMSISPFLLGLSAVIGGVMQSMKRYVGFALAPVFYNLGIVVGTMVLAPHMGILGAAYGVVFGAVMHFLVQASTLGSFPLGKLPWPSFSSRGVRRIIALMGPRTAALGISQVNLVFLLSIATTIEPGAVSVFNLANNLQMFPVGLIGISFAIAAFPALSKAHAVEDDDGYRNALSAAARKVIFLIIPATAIFILLRAQIVRLALGDGQFNWNDTIRTADALAWFAVSLLAQSLVPLLARAFYALQDTWTPFWISVAAEAVLIGLAFFLREPFGVMGLAMAFSAAALVQCLLLGLFLRRLFGQLGKGESLISTYKTAIATVALCTAAFPVRQWLGTIYNLETTWQVVLQTSGTLLAGGCAFLLTAWLVRSPELVEFRMAAERRLFKKAKVAEGAEEASGMAKTH, encoded by the coding sequence ATGATCACCTGGTTTAAACGCGTCTGGAATGGGGAGACCGACGGCCTTACGGCTGCGGCATTTATTGTCGGTGCTTCCTCGCTTGCTTCCCGTTTGCTCGGATTGGTACGCGATCGTGTTTTAGCCGGGACATTTGGCGCTGGAGCATCGCTTGATGCGTATTATGCGGCGTTTCGTTTGCCAGATACGGTTTATAACTTGCTGATTCTTGGTGCCATTTCTGCCGGATTTATTCCGGTTTTTACCGAGTATTTGGAAACCAAGGGAAAGGATGCGGCGGCTAAGCTCGCGGGACAAGTTTTAACGACGGTCGGAGCCTGTCTTGCTGTTGCGAGTGCTTTTGTGGCGTTATTTGCGCCTGCGATTTTACCGATGATTGTTCCGGGATTTGATGCGGATACGCTTGCAAAAACGATTGAGCTGACGCGCGTCATGTCGATCTCACCGTTTTTGCTAGGACTTTCAGCAGTGATCGGCGGAGTGATGCAGTCGATGAAGCGTTATGTCGGTTTTGCGCTTGCGCCGGTGTTTTATAACTTGGGAATTGTTGTCGGAACGATGGTTCTGGCGCCTCACATGGGTATTTTGGGAGCTGCTTATGGCGTTGTGTTTGGAGCCGTAATGCATTTTTTGGTCCAGGCATCGACTCTAGGTTCTTTCCCACTTGGGAAATTGCCGTGGCCGTCTTTTTCTTCCAGAGGCGTCAGACGAATTATCGCGTTGATGGGTCCGCGTACCGCGGCTCTCGGTATTTCACAGGTTAATTTGGTTTTTTTGCTGTCCATCGCTACCACGATTGAGCCAGGTGCCGTTTCTGTTTTTAATCTTGCGAATAATTTGCAGATGTTTCCGGTTGGCTTGATCGGTATCTCGTTTGCGATTGCGGCATTTCCGGCCTTATCAAAAGCGCATGCCGTTGAAGATGATGATGGCTATCGCAACGCGCTGTCTGCTGCTGCGCGTAAAGTAATTTTTTTAATTATTCCCGCGACGGCTATATTTATTCTGCTTCGTGCGCAGATTGTGCGTTTGGCACTTGGAGACGGCCAATTTAATTGGAATGACACGATTCGTACCGCGGATGCGCTCGCTTGGTTTGCTGTTTCATTGCTTGCGCAGTCGCTTGTGCCGCTTCTCGCGCGAGCGTTTTATGCGCTGCAGGATACGTGGACGCCATTTTGGATCAGTGTCGCAGCTGAAGCCGTGCTTATCGGTTTGGCATTTTTTTTACGCGAGCCGTTTGGCGTGATGGGGTTGGCGATGGCATTTTCCGCTGCCGCTCTTGTGCAGTGTTTGCTGCTTGGATTGTTTTTACGTCGATTATTTGGCCAACTTGGAAAAGGGGAGTCGCTTATTTCCACATACAAAACCGCGATTGCGACCGTCGCGCTTTGCACGGCGGCGTTTCCGGTACGCCAATGGTTGGGAACGATTTATAACCTGGAAACGACTTGGCAAGTTGTTTTACAGACAAGCGGAACATTGCTGGCAGGCGGATGCGCTTTTTTGCTGACGGCTTGGCTGGTCCGATCGCCGGAATTGGTTGAATTTCGCATGGCAGCAGAGAGACGCTTGTTTAAAAAGGCTAAAGTTGCCGAGGGGGCTGAGGAAGCGAGCGGCATGGCTAAGACCCATTGA
- the lepA gene encoding elongation factor 4 encodes MEQSRIRNFCIIAHIDHGKSTLADRLLEITGTIEKRKMKEQLLDTMDLERERGITIKLQPARMAYKAKDGTEYELNLIDTPGHVDFNYEVSRSLAAVEGAVLLVDSTQGVQAQTIANLYLAIEQNLTIIPVLNKIDLPNSDVERRAAELMQLIGCKREEILSASGKSGAGVPEILERIVKDVPPPQGSREKPFRAMIFDSKYDDYQGVVAYVRCIDGHLEKNSGVAFKASKAIGSALEIGYMNPQHFSSGHMEAGDIGYLVTGLKDIGAVRVGDTVVSASQASETEALAGYKDARPMVYAGVFPQEGNEYEKLRDAILKLKLNDAALTFEPEHSMALGFGFRVGLLGMLHLEIVQERLSREFNMDVVITTPSVGYEVLLTDGTEMSVKSPSGFPDPSRIELTREPWSRVDILCPKEYLGNVMALVQDRRGIYKNTEYLDVTRALLHYEMPLASVIVDFYDKLKGVTAGYASLNYEFMDYRESDVVKLTIMVADEPVEALATLLHSSEAQRRGKEIVETLKEELPRQQFVIKLQASVGAKIIASERISAFRKDVTGYLYGGDVTRKMKLLEKQKKGKKRMLAHGKGSVEIPPDAFIKVLRRG; translated from the coding sequence ATGGAACAGTCTCGCATCCGCAATTTTTGCATTATCGCCCATATTGATCACGGCAAGTCTACGCTTGCCGATCGTTTGCTTGAGATCACGGGAACGATCGAGAAGCGCAAGATGAAGGAGCAATTGCTCGATACCATGGATTTGGAGCGCGAGCGCGGTATTACGATCAAGCTTCAGCCGGCGCGCATGGCTTACAAGGCCAAGGATGGTACGGAATATGAGCTTAATTTGATCGACACGCCTGGACACGTCGACTTTAATTATGAAGTCTCGCGTTCACTCGCTGCCGTTGAAGGTGCGGTTTTGCTAGTTGACTCGACACAGGGCGTTCAGGCGCAGACGATCGCTAACTTGTATTTGGCGATTGAGCAGAATCTGACGATTATCCCGGTGCTGAATAAAATCGATTTGCCAAACTCGGATGTGGAGCGTCGTGCTGCTGAGTTGATGCAGTTGATTGGCTGCAAGCGTGAAGAGATTTTGTCAGCTTCGGGAAAGTCGGGTGCGGGTGTTCCGGAGATTTTGGAACGTATCGTAAAAGATGTTCCGCCGCCGCAGGGTTCACGCGAGAAGCCATTCCGCGCGATGATTTTTGATTCCAAGTACGACGACTATCAGGGTGTTGTGGCTTATGTACGTTGTATTGACGGACATCTTGAGAAAAATAGCGGCGTCGCATTCAAAGCTTCCAAGGCGATTGGATCGGCATTAGAGATCGGCTACATGAATCCGCAGCATTTTTCTAGCGGGCATATGGAGGCGGGGGATATTGGTTATCTTGTGACGGGTTTGAAAGATATTGGGGCTGTGCGTGTCGGTGATACGGTTGTGAGCGCGTCGCAGGCAAGTGAGACGGAGGCGTTGGCCGGTTATAAGGATGCGCGTCCGATGGTATACGCCGGCGTGTTTCCGCAAGAAGGAAATGAATACGAGAAATTGCGCGATGCGATTTTGAAATTGAAATTGAATGATGCAGCACTGACATTTGAGCCGGAACACTCGATGGCTCTTGGATTTGGTTTCCGCGTTGGTTTGCTTGGCATGCTGCACTTGGAAATCGTGCAGGAGCGTTTGAGCCGTGAATTCAATATGGACGTCGTTATTACGACGCCGTCTGTAGGATATGAAGTTTTGTTGACGGATGGAACGGAGATGTCAGTGAAATCGCCGAGCGGATTTCCTGATCCGTCCCGTATCGAGCTGACGCGCGAGCCTTGGTCGCGAGTCGATATTTTGTGTCCAAAGGAATATTTGGGAAATGTTATGGCTCTTGTTCAGGATCGACGCGGTATTTACAAGAATACGGAATATCTGGATGTGACTCGTGCGCTTTTGCATTATGAAATGCCGCTGGCCTCGGTTATCGTCGATTTTTATGACAAACTGAAAGGTGTGACGGCTGGATACGCATCGCTCAACTATGAGTTCATGGATTATCGTGAATCGGATGTGGTGAAGCTCACGATTATGGTTGCTGATGAGCCCGTAGAAGCTTTGGCGACGCTGCTTCATTCAAGCGAGGCTCAGCGACGCGGCAAGGAAATTGTCGAGACCTTGAAGGAAGAGCTGCCGCGGCAGCAGTTCGTGATCAAGCTCCAGGCTTCTGTTGGAGCCAAGATTATTGCGTCGGAAAGAATCTCTGCCTTCCGCAAAGATGTGACGGGTTACTTGTATGGCGGAGATGTCACGCGTAAAATGAAATTGCTGGAGAAGCAGAAGAAGGGTAAGAAACGTATGTTGGCGCATGGAAAAGGCTCGGTTGAGATTCCGCCGGATGCGTTTATCAAAGTATTGCGCCGCGGATAG
- the recJ gene encoding single-stranded-DNA-specific exonuclease RecJ, whose protein sequence is MEKRWQVAESCPPEFVQTIGQPIVAQLLWNRGIRERAEADAFLSPSWEHHVHDALQFRQMEAAVVRVFDAMEKGERITVHGDYDADGVTGSTLIINVLKEIAKKMGSEAVVDYYIPHRDKEGYGLHRDTVPKLKERGTALIITVDCGIACVEEIALAKIDGIDTIVVDHHTFGETVPDGHLIHPGLPEETYPFKHLAAVGVAYKFACALLTRARERGLDFVEGWEKWLLDLVAIATVTDMVPLVGENRVLETFGLTVLNKTKRPGFLALFEMAGVEPGQITSETVGFAIGPRINAAGRMDHATVALRLLLSESMDEARLIARELEDLNKARQDATKKMMVEAEKIVGDDVKDNVIVVWKENWSPALVGLVAGRFMEKFSRPVVAVGKHGDHWIGSGRSISTYNITDAVKASGEGILTRSGGHVQACGFALTDGDQLSVFSDRLKSMRDRFLPKS, encoded by the coding sequence ATGGAAAAGCGTTGGCAGGTGGCGGAATCTTGTCCGCCGGAATTTGTTCAAACTATCGGCCAACCGATCGTGGCGCAGTTGTTATGGAATCGCGGAATTCGGGAGCGGGCTGAGGCGGATGCATTTCTCTCGCCGTCCTGGGAGCACCATGTTCATGATGCCCTACAGTTCCGACAAATGGAGGCGGCGGTGGTACGCGTTTTTGATGCGATGGAAAAAGGGGAGAGGATTACCGTTCATGGTGATTATGATGCGGACGGTGTGACGGGATCGACCTTGATTATCAATGTTTTGAAAGAGATCGCCAAAAAAATGGGAAGCGAGGCTGTGGTGGATTATTATATTCCGCATCGCGACAAGGAGGGGTATGGATTGCATCGCGACACGGTTCCTAAATTGAAAGAAAGGGGAACGGCTTTAATCATTACGGTTGACTGCGGGATTGCCTGTGTTGAGGAGATTGCCTTAGCAAAAATAGACGGGATCGATACGATTGTCGTTGATCATCATACGTTTGGTGAAACGGTTCCGGACGGACATCTGATTCATCCAGGTTTGCCGGAAGAGACGTATCCGTTCAAGCATCTCGCGGCGGTTGGCGTTGCGTATAAATTTGCCTGTGCTTTGCTGACTCGGGCGCGTGAGCGCGGGTTGGATTTTGTGGAGGGGTGGGAAAAGTGGCTGCTGGATCTTGTGGCGATTGCGACGGTGACGGATATGGTGCCGTTGGTCGGGGAGAATCGCGTGCTTGAGACATTTGGGCTTACGGTTTTGAATAAAACCAAGAGACCGGGATTTTTGGCGCTATTTGAAATGGCGGGTGTTGAGCCTGGGCAGATTACTTCCGAGACCGTCGGTTTTGCGATCGGGCCGCGTATTAATGCCGCGGGACGCATGGACCATGCGACGGTTGCGCTTCGACTTTTACTTTCAGAATCGATGGATGAAGCGCGGCTTATCGCGAGAGAACTAGAGGATTTAAACAAAGCGAGACAAGACGCGACGAAGAAAATGATGGTGGAGGCGGAAAAAATCGTTGGTGATGATGTGAAGGATAATGTGATTGTGGTTTGGAAAGAGAATTGGTCGCCGGCTCTTGTCGGACTCGTTGCTGGACGATTTATGGAGAAGTTTTCTCGACCGGTGGTCGCTGTCGGAAAGCATGGGGATCATTGGATTGGGTCGGGGAGATCGATATCGACTTATAATATTACGGATGCCGTGAAAGCTTCTGGTGAAGGAATTCTGACAAGAAGCGGTGGTCATGTGCAGGCTTGCGGATTTGCATTGACAGACGGTGATCAGTTGTCAGTTTTCAGTGATCGGTTAAAGAGCATGCGCGATCGATTTCTGCCGAAGAGCTGA